AAAATGCCTTTTACAGCCGGGTCGGACAAAATGATTTTGAACGCTTCGGTTACTTTCTCGGTCGTCGCGCCGCCGCCTACATCGAGGAAGTTCGCCGGTTCGCCGCCGTAATATTTGATAATATCCATCGTCGACATAGCGAGACCCGCGCCGTTAACCATACAACCGATGTTGCCGTCGAGCGCGATGTAGCTCAGGTCGAATTTGGATGCCTGAATTTCCTTCTCATCTTCTTCGTCCAGGTCGCGCAGCTCCAAAATTTCCGGATGGCGGTACAGCGCGTTGGAATCGAAGTTCAATTTGGCGTCAAGCGCCATCACATTGCCGTCGCCGGTAACGACGAGCGGGTTGATTTCCGCAATCGAGCAGTCTTTCTCGACGAATGCGGTATAAAGAGCGGTCATGAATTTAACCGCTTTGTTAACGAGCTCGCCCGGGATGTTGATGGCATAGGCCAGCTTGCGAGCTTGGAACGGCTGCAGACCGATCGCAGGGTCGATCACTTCTTTGAAAATTTTCTCCGGCGTGTGAGCGGCCACTTCTTCGATTTCCGTACCGCCTTCTTCGGAAGCCATCATCACGACGCGTCCCGTAGCGCGGTCAACGACCACACCGACATAATATTCTTTCTTGATATCGCAGCCTTGCTCGATGAGCAGGCGCTTCACTTCTTTTCCTTCCGGACCGGTTTGATGCGTCACGAGCACTTTACCGAGGATTTGCTGGGCGTATGTACGAACCTCGTCCAAATTTTTCGCAACCTTGACGCCGCCTGCTTTACCGCGGCCACCGGCGTGAATTTGCGCTTTGACCACGACAACAGGCGTGCCGAGCGACTTTGCGGCTTCTACGGCTTCATCCACCGAGAAAGCGACCTTACCTTCAGGAACGCTGACACCGTACTGTTTCAGCACTTCCTTGCCTTGATACTCATGGATATTCATTTAGCAAAATCCTCCTATCAGTAATAGCATCTATAGTGCTACGAAGGCGCGCAAAAAACAGCGACTTCGTCGCAAACGACATCTTATTTCGCTGTGTCGGCGGCATATTCTATTCGAACATGTAAGTAACCATTACACAACATTCAATATTGTACCACTTTTTTCGGGCGGTTTCCTCATTTTTTGTAGCGAACTACAATTTTTTTTGTTGAAATCGGTTGCAAGGAGGTAAAATTACCCGTTTTTTCTCTTTTTCCAGGTAATAAAAAACAAAAAAGGAACGCATCTCTTCCACAATAGAAAAAATGCGTTCTTCGGGTGTTACATATAAGTCGGATTCGTCTGCGTCATCGCTCGCGGCTCCCGTTCCGCCTGCTTGATAAAGCGAAGCTCGTTGCCGACAAAGCTGCAAACCAGGCATTGGATTTCCGGCTCGGCTTGCTCGATCGGAGCAGGTTCGCTCATTTCCTGAACTTCTCCGGTAATCGCATCCTTCAAAAAACGCTGCGAGTAGTTCGAAATGACGCTGAACTTGACGCGATTGGAACGGCAGTTCGGGCAAAAATAAGGTTTCTGCTGCATGATGATCACCTCATTATGTAGCTTTGCCCAATTTTGCATTTTTCAACCGTTTGTACTAAAATGGGACTAACCGTTTCATCGGACCATCGGCCAATAAGGAAGCACCTTTTGCCAAGGATGGGCAAGCGCGTGATTGTGCAGCTGCGCGTTTCGCCGGAATCTTTAGGATAAGAGGTGCTTTTTGTCATGTATGGAAAAGTGCTCAGCGCATGCTTGCACGGAATCGAAGGAAAAATCATCGAAGTCGAGTCCGACCTCAGCAACGGCTTGCCTCAGGTGTTTATCGTCGGTTTACCGGATTCGGCCGTCCGGGAATCGATAGATCGGGTGAGAGCTGCGATCAAAAATTGCGGCTTCACCTTCCCTCTGCAAAGAATTACGATCAACCTCGCTCCTGCCGATCTGCGCAAGGAAGGCTCCGCCTTCGACCTTGCGATCGCCCTCGGCATCTTGCTGACGAGCGGGCAAATTCGCGGTGCGGAGCTGGAAAAAACCCTCATACTCGGCGAGCTCGCTTTGGACGGAACCATCCGTCCGGTCCCCGGCGTCCTGTCCATGGTCGCCACCGCAAAAAAACTCGGAATGACCCGGATCGTGCTGCCCCGGCAAAATGTGCAGGAAGCCCTGCTCATTCGCGACATCGCAGTTTGTCCGCTGTCGAACCTGAGCGAGCTGAAGGAAATGAACGATACGATCGCGTTTAATGATATTAACGATTCGCTTCCCTTGTCTGCAAGCAGTCCCTCAGAGTCGGCAGGAGCCGGTCAGGACGATTTTGCCGACGTCTGCGGCCAGCTGCAGGCGAAGCGCGCCTTAACCATATGCGCGGCCGGCCTGCACAACGTGCTTTTTATCGGCCCTCCCGGCACGGGTAAAACGATGCTTATCCGGCGGCTGCCGACGATTTTGCCGGAGATGAGCGAAGCGGAGGCGCTCGAGGTGACGAAAATATACAGCGCTTCGGGCAAGCTGGCGGACCGCGGGCATTTAATCCGGTCGCGGCCCTTCCGGGCGCCGCATCATACGGTTTCTCCGGCGGGACTGATCGGAGGCGGATCGATCCCCAAGCCGGGGGAAGTGAGCCTCGCTCACCGTGGAGTGCTGTTTCTGGATGAGCTGCCGGAATTCCAGCGCAACGTGCTGGAGGTGCTGCGCCAGCCGCTCGAGGACCGGCGGGTGACGATCGGACGGGCGCGGGCCGTGTATACGTTTCCGAGCCACTTTATACTGGCCGGATCGATGAACCCGTGTCCGTGCGGTTATCTGGGAACGGACGGAGCTTCGCAAGCATGCCGCTGCAGCCCGCTCAAAATCGATCAATACCGCTCGCGCATTTCCGGCCCGCTGCTCGATAGGATCGATCTGCATGTGGAGGTGCCGCGAGTCGATTTCGCCGCATTCACATCACAGGATAAACCGCTTTCCTCCGCCCAAATGAAGCAAGCCGTGGAGCGGGCAAGACAGGCCCAGCTCGAAAGATACGGCGGGCTGACGGTTCAGTTCAACGGCGAGCTGTCCGGCAAGCCGCTGAGGCAGTTTTGCCGATTGAAGCCATCCGCGCTCTCGCTGCTCAGCGCGTCCTTCGATGCGCTCGGCCTCAGTGTGCGGGCCCACGACCGCGTGCTGAAAATCGCCAGAACGATCGCCGATCTGGACGGATCGCCGGATATTTTGGAGCAGCACGTCGCCGAGGCGCTTCAATACCGGACGCTCGACAAAAAGCCAATGCAGCCTTCGTAAAAGGCGGCATTGGCTTTTAAAATGCATTAACGATATGCTGCAGTTCGGGGTCCGTACCATCCGGTTCCATATGAACCGTCACAACGTCGAAGCGAATTTGACGGTCCGCAAGCCTGCGCTGCTGCAAAAACACCTGCGCCGTTTCCCGCACCTTGCGCTGTTTGCGGAAATCGACGGATTCCTGCGCGAAGCCGAACGTCCCGGTTTTGCGCCGCGTCCGGACCTCGATAAACACGATGACGGCTTCATGCTCCGCGATTAAATCCAGCTCTCCGGTCCGGCAGCGCCAGTTTTGCGCAAGAATCTTATAATTTTGCTGCAAAATATGTTCAAGAGCCAGCTTCTCCCCCTCAGCCCCGAGAAGCTTTCGGCGGTCTGACTTGCTATTATCTAATCTTGGCATCGGTGCTTCTGATCTCCTTCACCCGCTGGTCCGACCGGTAAATAAAGCTGAGCACCTCGGCCACGAGCTGGTACAGCTCCGGCGGGATT
The window above is part of the Paenibacillus hamazuiensis genome. Proteins encoded here:
- the sucC gene encoding ADP-forming succinate--CoA ligase subunit beta, encoding MNIHEYQGKEVLKQYGVSVPEGKVAFSVDEAVEAAKSLGTPVVVVKAQIHAGGRGKAGGVKVAKNLDEVRTYAQQILGKVLVTHQTGPEGKEVKRLLIEQGCDIKKEYYVGVVVDRATGRVVMMASEEGGTEIEEVAAHTPEKIFKEVIDPAIGLQPFQARKLAYAINIPGELVNKAVKFMTALYTAFVEKDCSIAEINPLVVTGDGNVMALDAKLNFDSNALYRHPEILELRDLDEEDEKEIQASKFDLSYIALDGNIGCMVNGAGLAMSTMDIIKYYGGEPANFLDVGGGATTEKVTEAFKIILSDPAVKGIFVNIFGGIMKCDVIADGVIEAAKQVGLDRPLVVRLEGTNVELGKKKLNESGLNIVAAESMADGAQKIVALVKEVK
- a CDS encoding YifB family Mg chelatase-like AAA ATPase; amino-acid sequence: MYGKVLSACLHGIEGKIIEVESDLSNGLPQVFIVGLPDSAVRESIDRVRAAIKNCGFTFPLQRITINLAPADLRKEGSAFDLAIALGILLTSGQIRGAELEKTLILGELALDGTIRPVPGVLSMVATAKKLGMTRIVLPRQNVQEALLIRDIAVCPLSNLSELKEMNDTIAFNDINDSLPLSASSPSESAGAGQDDFADVCGQLQAKRALTICAAGLHNVLFIGPPGTGKTMLIRRLPTILPEMSEAEALEVTKIYSASGKLADRGHLIRSRPFRAPHHTVSPAGLIGGGSIPKPGEVSLAHRGVLFLDELPEFQRNVLEVLRQPLEDRRVTIGRARAVYTFPSHFILAGSMNPCPCGYLGTDGASQACRCSPLKIDQYRSRISGPLLDRIDLHVEVPRVDFAAFTSQDKPLSSAQMKQAVERARQAQLERYGGLTVQFNGELSGKPLRQFCRLKPSALSLLSASFDALGLSVRAHDRVLKIARTIADLDGSPDILEQHVAEALQYRTLDKKPMQPS
- a CDS encoding YraN family protein — encoded protein: MPRLDNSKSDRRKLLGAEGEKLALEHILQQNYKILAQNWRCRTGELDLIAEHEAVIVFIEVRTRRKTGTFGFAQESVDFRKQRKVRETAQVFLQQRRLADRQIRFDVVTVHMEPDGTDPELQHIVNAF